In a single window of the Rhineura floridana isolate rRhiFlo1 chromosome 3, rRhiFlo1.hap2, whole genome shotgun sequence genome:
- the LOC133381661 gene encoding zinc finger protein 883-like: MEAQSPSLCAAMLEPRNRGYIWGAKAEGEPSEVSLEKAEEQVQEQKLRSEDGAKRQEERQTHTGDKSYKCLECGKSFSNSSNLTSHQRTHTGDKPYKCLECGKSFSRSSTLTSHQRTHTGQKPYTCLECGKSFSHSCTLTSHQRTHTGDKPYKCLKCEKTFSQRGTLSSHQRTHTGDKPYKCFECGKSFSHSSTLSSHRRCHTGDKPYKCLECGKSFSHSSALTLHQRTHTGDKPYKCLECGKSFSDSSALASHQRTHTGDKPYKCLECGKSFSDSSALTSHHRTHTGDKPYKCLKCEKTFSQSSNLTSHQRTHTGDKPYKCFECGKSFSNSSILTLHRRCHTGDKPYKCLECGKSFRWSSSLALHQRIHRGDKPYQCFECGKSFRWSSTLTSHHRTHTGDKPYTCLECGKSFRWSSALTVHQRTHTGDKPYKCLECGKSFSQSSQLTLHRRYHTGDKPYKCLECGKSFRCSSSLASHQRIHRGDKPYQCFECGKTFGQSSTLTSHQRTHTGDKPYKCLECGKSFRQSSQFTLHLRTHTGDKPYKCLECGKSFRWSSSLASHQRIHRGDKPYQCFECGKTFGQSSQLTLHQRTHTGDKPYKCLECGKSFSQSSQLTLHLRTHTGDKPYKCLECGKSFSQSGTLTSHQRTHTGDKPYQCFECGKTFSRSSQLNLHHRTHTGNKPYTYL, from the exons ATGGAAGCGCAGAGCCCCTCTTTGTGCGCGGCGATGCTGGAGCCTCGAAACAGAG gatacatctggggggccaaggctgagggagaaccatctgaagtatcactggaaaaagctgaggagcaggttcaggagcagaaactgaggagtgaagatggagcaaagagacaagaggagagacagactcacacaggagacaaatcttataaatgcttggagtgtggaaagagcttcagtaacagtagcaaccttacttcgcatcaaagaactcacacaggagacaaaccttataaatgtctggagtgtggaaagagcttcagtcgcagtagcacccttacttctcatcagagaactcatacagggcagaaaccttatacatgcttggagtgtggaaagagcttcagtcacagttgcacccttacttcgcatcaaagaactcacacaggagacaaaccttacaaatgcttGAAGTGTgaaaagaccttcagtcagagaggCACCCTtagttcgcatcaaagaactcacacaggtgacaaaccttataaatgcttcgaatgtggaaagagcttcagtcacagtagcaccCTTAGTTCGCATCGaagatgtcacacaggggacaaaccttataaatgtttggagtgtggaaagagcttcagtcacagtagcgcccttactttgcatcaaagaactcacacaggagacaaaccttataaatgcttggagtgtggaaagagcttcagtgacagtagcgcCCTtgcttcgcatcaaagaactcacacaggggacaaaccttataaatgcttggagtgtggaaagagcttcagtgacagtagcgcccttacttcgcatcacagaactcacacaggagataAACCTTACAAATGCTTGAAGTGTgaaaagaccttcagtcagagtagcaaccttacttcgcatcaaagaactcacacaggagacaaaccttataaatgcttcgagtgtggaaagagcttcagtaacaGTAGCATCCTTACTTTGCATCGAAGatgtcacacaggagacaaaccttataaatgtttggagtgtggaaagagcttcaggtggagtagttcccttgctttgcatcaaagaattcacagaggagacaaaccttatcaatgctttgagtgtggaaagagcttcaggtggagtagcacccttacttcgcatcacagaactcacacaggagacaaaccttatacatgcttggagtgtggaaagagcttcaggtggagtagcgcccttacggtgcatcaaagaactcacacaggagacaaaccttataaatgcttggagtgtggaaagagcttcagtcagagtagccaacTTACTTTGCATCGAAGAtatcacacaggggacaaaccttataaatgtttggagtgtggaaagagcttcagatgtAGTAGTTCCCTTGcttcgcatcaaagaattcacagaggagacaaaccttatcaatgctttgagtgtggaaagaccttcggtcagagtagcacccttacttcgcatcaaagaactcacacaggagacaaaccttataaatgcttggagtgtggaaagagcttccgtcagagTAGCCAATTTACTTTGCATctaagaactcacacaggggacaaaccttataaatgcttggaatgtggaaagagcttcaggtggagtagttcCCTTGcttcgcatcaaagaattcacagaggagacaaaccttatcaatgctttgagtgtggaaagaccttcggTCAGAGTAGCcaacttactttgcatcaaagaactcacacaggggacaaaccttataaatgcttggagtgtggaaagagcttcagtcagagtagccaacTTACTTTGCATctaagaactcacacaggggacaaaccttataaatgtttggagtgtggaaagagcttcagtcagagtggcacccttacttctcatcaaagaactcacacaggagacaaaccttatcaatgctttgagtgtggaaagaccttcagtcggagtagccaacttaatttgcatcacagaactcatacaggaaaCAAACCTTATACCTACTTGTAG